The following DNA comes from Streptomyces sp. NBC_00690.
TGATGCGTGCGCCCGGTCAGGACCTCGGCCACCACATCGCCGAGCCGCGCAAACATCTCGTTGCCGGAGGCGTTGAGGACCACCCGGTGGAAGGCGACGTCGTGCTTGAGGTAACCGTCGAGTTGGTGCCCGCGCGAGGTCGCGACCATGCCCAGCGCGCAGGCGGTCAGTTCGGCGCACTGGTCGGGGGTGGCGTGGCGTGCGGCGAGGCCGGCGGCCACCGGCTCGATGGCCGAGCGCAGCACGGTGAGCGAACGCAGTTGCCGCGGGCGGTCGACGCCGGCCAGCCGCCAGCGGATGACGCGCGGGTCGTAGACGTTCCACTCCTCGATGGCGCGAACGGTGACCCCGACCCGACGCCGGGACTCCACCAGGCTCATCGACTCCAGGACGCGGATCACCTCGCGGACGACCGTGCGCGAGACGTCGAAACGCTGGGCGATCTCGTCGGTGCGCAACACGCTGGCCTGCGGATACTCGCCGGCCGTGATGGCGAGGCCCAGGGTGTCGAGTACATGCGTGTGCAGGCCCTGGCCCGCCGAGGCCGTCTGGCCCGCTGTGGTCATGGGGCAAGAGTACGTGGCATCCCTCACGCAGAAAAAGTATGACGTTTAGATCTCGACCTCTTGAATATGTCGTACGTAATAGGTTTCAGTAGCGCGACGGACAGATGTCGACACCGGCGTCGACTCAAGACAGCGAGGCATGAGATGACCACCCCCCACGTCGTCGTGGTGATGGGCGTCGCAGGAACCGGCAAGACCACCATCGGTCCCCTGCTCGCCGATGCGCTGGGCGTTCCCTACGCCGAAGGCGACGACTTCCACCCCGAGGCGAACATAGCCAAGATGTCGGCCGGCGTTCCGTTGGACGACGCCGACCGCTGGCCCTGGCTGGACGCGATCGGAAGCTGGGCCCATGACCGGGCCGGATCGGGTGGGGTGGTCTCCAGCTCGGCTCTCAAGCGCGCCTACCGGGACCGGCTGCGCGCGGCTGCCCCGAACGCGGTCTTCCTCCATCTGACCGGCGACCGGGCGCTCATCGAGCAGCGGATGGCCGAGCGCAAGGGCCACTTCATGCCGACGAGACTCCTCGACTCCCAGTTCGCCACCCTCCAGCAGCTGGAGGAGGACGAGCGGGGTGTCGCCGTCGATGTGTCCGGCACCCCCGAGGACATCACCGGCAGGGCGGTCGTCGAACTCCGCCGGCTGGACGCCTGACCGACCCGCTCCGCCCTCCCCACCCGTGCACCCGTCCCCCTTCTGTGAGGAACCACCGTGACCAGTCTCAGTGTCGAGATGCTGGCAGCGGACGCCACAGCGCCGATCACCTCGGCGGGCAACGCCCAGCTCGGCATAGCCGTCCTGACGGGCATCGCCGTCATCGTCCTGCTCATCACCAAGTTCAAGCTCCATGCCTTCTTGGCCCTGACCATCGGGTCGTTGACGCTCGGCGCCCTCGCCGGGGCGCCCCTCGGCAAGGCCATCGAGTCCTTCTCCAAGGGGCTCGGCGCCACGGTCGCCGGTGTGGGCGTGCTGATCGCGCTGGGCGCGATCCTCGGGAAGCTGCTCGCCGACTCCGGCGGCGGTGACCAGATCGTCGACACGATCCTCGCCAAGGCCAACGGGCGCACCATGCCCTGGGCCATGGTGCTGATCGCGTCCGTGATCGGACTGCCCCTCTTCTTCGAGGTCGGCATCGTCCTGCTGATCCCGGTCGTCCTGATGGTCG
Coding sequences within:
- a CDS encoding FadR/GntR family transcriptional regulator; translation: MTTAGQTASAGQGLHTHVLDTLGLAITAGEYPQASVLRTDEIAQRFDVSRTVVREVIRVLESMSLVESRRRVGVTVRAIEEWNVYDPRVIRWRLAGVDRPRQLRSLTVLRSAIEPVAAGLAARHATPDQCAELTACALGMVATSRGHQLDGYLKHDVAFHRVVLNASGNEMFARLGDVVAEVLTGRTHHQVMFDDPDPAAVTLHVQVAEAVRAGDAERAERITREIAVGALAELDVLAPDPSG
- a CDS encoding gluconokinase, which encodes MTTPHVVVVMGVAGTGKTTIGPLLADALGVPYAEGDDFHPEANIAKMSAGVPLDDADRWPWLDAIGSWAHDRAGSGGVVSSSALKRAYRDRLRAAAPNAVFLHLTGDRALIEQRMAERKGHFMPTRLLDSQFATLQQLEEDERGVAVDVSGTPEDITGRAVVELRRLDA